The DNA window TGAGCGTGGATACTTTGTTTGAAAGATTAAAGAGCTTTAATCAATGTAAAGTTTGATTAAATATGGTGCAAAACCCATTCATACATCTATCCACTTCGCCTGCATCATCCTCTTTGCTGTGTATAAACGGATAGAAAGTAATTAAGCTCGTTTCGCTACTTCCCCAGCCCTaacccgaaaagaaaaaaaaaaagctcgtTTTGATTGAGGATGCAATTTCATGTGTACGACATATGTTGCCGGCCCGCTGTTATACACCTACTGTGTAGCTGTTAACAACACGAAAAAAAGGAAGCATGTAGTTTCAGAAAGTAGGTAAAGGGGAGTTGGAAGAAACACAAGTTTCCACCAAATAAAGAAAGGATAGGATTTTCCTCCGCTAATTCTAATGGATTAGGTTCTGGTAGTTTCTTTCTCGGTTGCCTAAAATTATGACAGATTCAAGGAATTCCGGAAATTTTGAACTTTGCAagtctggatttttttttttttttgtttttgctgaCGGAGTGGGTGTCCGGGTAAATCCTTACGGGGCTCGACTAATCCCACTCTAGAGCAAGTCTGGACTCTAGAGCAGCTAAATATGTAAATTTGCCTCCTAAGTTTTTCCATCCAATTTAGGTGGTgaaaattttgcagcagaaTTGCGTTTGTTTGTACTTTGTAGGCAATTATATGAACATATTCACGGGCTGTGTCGGGTACCATAAAGGGTTGCATTAATTGAGTGAGCGTACAATCACTTGCCAGTAATTTTTTTTGTCCCATTAGTTTAAATGTTCTGTTGCTAATGCAGTCTATGATTTTGACCCATAATCATTTTGTTATGTAAATATTTCACCATGAGTTGACACCTATATAAAAAATTTCCAGGTCCTCCTAATCTGCTCTGTATTTTCTAATGCAAGGAGGTGGAGGCCACTGTCATACTTTGGATTCTGCTGTTGTTTGTGTCTCGTTGCTTCAAGATTATTCTTCTATAAATAGGATTAATAATGATGAAAAGCGATAGGAATACTAGTAAGTAGTCAAcatcaaaaaattttgaacttcattttcccttttcatttgaactagttttttttttttggtaatttgcAACTAACACATAATGGTGGAAACAATTAATAgtcgccttttttttttgtactcgTTTTTGTTTAATCACTCTTATGTTTGCTGTTCGTCTCCTTACAAGGTCTTAAGCTAATAACCAAATAAACTCCAAGTCacttttgaatgatttttcttgGAACTATTGGCAAAAGGAACTAAAAACTACAAGAttcagctcaaaaaaaaaaaaaactacaagaTTCAGTCGAAGCAGCGCGGTTCTTTCACGTCCTATGTAGGTAATTCTgcaagaaaaagtaaagaaatgtTCGTTTTCCTCATATGTACTACATGACTACATCTTTATCCGAGATTCGACCTTTCTTATTGTGTCACCAAATCCACCCGAAATTTTCAAGCATGCGGATGATAGCATTTTGCGGTAGTAGCAAGACTCGATGATTGATGATGCTCTGGTTCCATTCAGTTGTGTGTTGAATCAAGAATCCACCCAATCCTTGTCCTTGACCCCAGACCAATGAATGGACCCCAACTCACACCTCCCCAACTCAAAACTGTGCTTATCTTTTGTCCAACACTCCAGCAATCCTTCTCCACCTTTCTCAAGCAAAGCACATCCACAATGGCCCCACTCCCCAACTGATTTGCCCAATTAGAGATGCCTCAAATTTCTTACTCAGAACCCAAGCTGTAAATCTTGAATTTTTCTTGTACCTTCTATTTAAATACCCTCAGTCCCAAAAAGGAATGGGGGCCTTTAGTATAAATTATCTGTAAATTTGCTTTCTTGGGCATGTATAACTCATTTAATGTCACCTCAGCTTAATACCTCCTATCTCTGCTAATTGTTATCCTCTCTTTTACTATCATAAACTTCCCAACGAGCCCTGCAATGGAGTAAAAATTGTAGCATTCCAACTAAGCATTTTCTTCTGGGGGATAGATCTTGAAGATTAGCTTCAAGACATAAAGATGGGTTATTTAGTAGTGTACTACGTGGGATTGTGTATATGGTTGTCTTTGTTTAGTTATAGCTCCATTTTCGCGTACTCTGAGATTGTAAAAGACACTGGAACAGCCCAAGGCTTTGTATTTGTAGATGGGATTAGTGCCATTGGAGAAATAGATGACGATTTCATTTGTGCCACCTTGGATTGGTGGCCACCTGAGAAATGTGACTATGGAACCTGTAGCTGGGACCATGCTTCCCTTCTCAATCTGGTACTTTCCATTTTCCTGCATTTGCAGCTATTTCGAGTTTCATGTTTAtgtctctgtgtgtgtgtgtgcctTTTTTAATGTTACCTGCAAGCTTACTACGTTGGTATGCTGAAGTTGTTGATGGATTTAGTCCACGTGAACCAGTGCCGTCTTTTATAACAAGGGGATGATGGCTTGTTTGAGCTGTATATTTCAGCTTCAACCTCATTTCCGGTTAAAAAGATGCGATTTTTATGCTTTAGACGGTGTGTCAGAAAAGTTTTTTGATGGCTACGAATTCCACTCTGATGCTTTCAGCAATGAAGTAGTAAAAGGGGAAGGAGACAATACTTGTCGCTTATCATTTTCGCTTATCATTTATGCTCTGTTTTGTTTGCCTTCTTTGATTAAAGTCCAAAGATCTTGATTGTGTTGTGAGAGAGATGTTAACGAATTTCAAATTGTCCGAAATGATTCTGGGCTATTATATGCCGTGGCCAATTTGAATAAAAAGATTAGTGTTTAATGGACTGGTTTGATCTGTTTGTTGTTTTATTTGCAGGATCTTAACAacataattttattaaatgcaGTAAAAGGTATTAACTTTTTCTGGCTTTCTTGATTACCAAAAACGGCATTTATAGTCCTGTTATGGGAGCTCAAGTAGCTATCTTCCCCTCATTTTGCAGCTTTTTCACCATTAAAGATTAGACTTGGGGGCACCTTGCAAGATAATGTCATATATCAAACTCAGAGTAATCAACGCTGCCATTCATTTGTTAAGAATTCCTCAGAGTTGTTTGGCTTCACCCAAGGGTGCCTTCCTTCGTCCAGATGGGATGAATTAAACTCCTTTTTCAAGAAATCTGGGTACGTAAGAAGCACCACCTTGGTTAGACTGGtaattatttttcattattgTCATCGATCTGAAATTAGTGAATCACTTTCTTCATTCCAGGGCTGAAATTATATTTGGTTTGAATGCTCTGAATGGGAGGAGAATAAGGTCTGGTGGTTCAGCTGTTGGAGCTTGGGATTCCTCAAATGCTGAAGCTTTTATTCGTTACACTGTTGAAAAGGGCTACAACATATATGGTTGGGAACTTGGTAATATCATTTACCTTCTATGGTTAGCCTGCTGCAGAAATGCTTCTTCTCtgttttcatatagttttttatttaaaatGATTTAGATAGCTTGAGATTAGTTTCAGATGGTGATTTTTCATCATCTATTTTGGCCAGGAAATGAACTGTGCGGCGGTGGAGTTGGGACAAGGGTTGCACCTGATCAGTATGCTTCTGATACAATCGTATTACGCAACAAAGTGCAAGAAATCTACAAGGATGTAGCAAACAAGCCAATTGTTTTAGCGCCGGGAGGATTCTTTGATGTCAACTGGTTTACAGATTTTTTGCGCAGAACCAACAACGCTGTAAATGCAGCCACCCACCACATATATAATCTAGGACCAGGTAATATAGCGGAAAAACTGGTTTTTGAGGAAGGATAGTTTGGTCCTGTTTTGACTCGAAATCTTACATCAACAGGAGTGGATGAGCACCTTATTGAAAAGATTCTAAGTCCGTCGTATCTCGATGGTGAGGCTGATACATTTAGTAAACTCAAGGGCGTTCTCAAGAATTCTGGGACTTCTGCCTCTGCTTGGGTTGGTGAGGCCGGAGGGGCATACAACAGCGGCCGAGACGGTGTGTCGAACGCATTTGTGTACAGCTTCTGGTATTCAAGCAGTCGTTCCAACTTCTAATAAATGCGTATATAAAGTGGTTATGTTAAATTGTTTTTCTCTGACGATTCTGCGGAAATGACTTCTAGGTATCTGGATCAGCTTGGCATGGCATCTGCTTATGATACAAAGGCTTACTGCAGGCAGTCATTGATTGGGGGAAACTACGGCTTGCTCGATACCACAACTTTTGTACCTAATCCAGATTACTACAGGTAATCATACCACTTACATAACCAATTAGAGTTAGTCCACAACATTTATCATTCTGTCGGTTTAATTATTCTTGTATTGGCATCACTATAACTCTGTGGCTAAATTCTATTCTGCCTTCCTCAGTGCTCTTCTTTGGCACCAGTTGATGGGAAGAAACGTTTTAGCAACGAACTTCACAGGCACAAAGAAGATTCGTGCCTATGCTCATTGTGCAAAGCAATCCGTAAGCTCGCTCCAGCATTCGATCTTTCCGCGATAATTCATTAACTGGTTAACTAACAACAGGGTATGTTTCTTACAGAAAGGCATCACTTTGCTGCTGATCAACCTAGATGGCAGCAATTCTGTCCAGGTCAAAGTGGCATACAATGGCACAATACTCCACAGACACAAACACGGGCATCATCACTCCAGACCCAAGTACATTCAATTACCTCAACCCAGAAAAATAGGATCTGCCACAAGAGAGGAGTACCACCTGACCGCTAAGGGTGGTGACTTGCATAGCCGGACTATGCTGCTAAATGGGAATGAGCTAACTGTGGGTAACTCTGGGGAAATTCCTCAACTGAGGCCTCAAATTGTCCCTGCTTCAGAGCCAATAAATATTGCTCCTTGCTCCATTGTATTTGCTCACATAGAGTACCTTAATCTCCAAGCTTGCAACTAGATTCTAGGTGAGAGAAACAGATGTTTGTTGGTAAAAGGCTTGCAGATAGATTGTAGGTGAGAGAACAGATGGAACTAAAAGTGGTTCCATTTGAAAAATAATCATATAAGACAAGAAATACAAgctgttttgctttatttgattattcttGATAAGAAAAGAAACATACTTTTTGTTAATATGGGTTCCAACACTCCAGGTTCCCCACCTTTTACCTATCCTCAGAACATAAGCACATTCGACGGAGAACACGTCGTGGAAGGAGGTGATAATTAAAGTGCCTAACATTATGCAAGAGTCGATCAGATGGTCACTGTTCCAGTGACATCAGAAGCGGCTTCCACGGTTGGGGAAAATCAGAAACACCAAAATATGagtgagagagagtgagagcagAATAAGTTTCAATAGAATAAGGAACTTGTAGATGCAAAACACAACTAATTATAGCGAAGGACATGTACAAGATTTACCGGTACTATATGTTTACAAAATATATCAACCTTGAAAGGAAAATCTGAGAGGCCTATAATTATGTTTGTACAGCAGAAAATGTTATTATCAGCATAAATCGTCCTCCCAAAATTGTTAATGTGATGTCAGTAATCAAGAGTTACCGATCACCTCTAGCACTGAGTGATAAGAGTCAATCTCTCTTTGAGAAAGTTTGTGGTTTGCTGCTCGCAAATGTTAACCATACAACTGTACCCGTAAGGTAGAAGAATATCGATGGAGCAAACAATGACAACTACAATCCATGAGAACAAGAAAATTCAGATAAAATGTTGTTACCCAGATACCGACTAAGCAATGGTCACAATTAATGGGAAACTACCAAGGCAACTTACACTCCATGAGTGAGTGGAATCAAGTAGATAACCCGTCAAAGCAACACCAACAATTCCAGGTACTGCCCCAACTGTGTTTGTGATACCCTGGGTTTGGAAAATCATATCTGAAATCATTCATGGTGGAACTTGTAAAAGGCTAGTGGAGGTAAGTTGCGCTGAGTCAAAAGCATGATATCCAGATTTTTCCGCATGGACCAAGAGGATGGGAAGTCCTCAATTCAAATCTTATTTCGAATACTCAAGTAACTATCAACACATCTTGTGAGAGGTGGAAATGATGGCAGAACCAAAAGCGTTCAGTAAaaaaaccaaggaaaagaaatttttcaaaaatcaaataaagaagttgTGTAAACAAATCATATAACTCTAGAATAATTACTGATAAAAGCCAACTAAACAGAGGACAAAGTGCAATCATGATGCTAGCTTTTCTCTATGGTTACACCTTTGTTAAGTCAATAATGAGGCAGGAGACAGAAGAAATAGGGTACTCCTGTTGTAAACTGACATGCCAAAAGAATAACTTTAGAAGTTCAAGATTTGCAGCTCAATTTTATTCCTACATTTTCTAAACGAAAATTGTATTTTCCTTGATTGCATTGAAGCTAACAATTCCAACCCTCACCAGTATTAGGTTATTCAAAAATTACGTTTAAGTATGTTTACATCACTTACCAAAAGTATGCTTGCATACTCGGGTGAAATATCTTGATGGGTACAGTATAAACCTAGAAGCCAGAAACGAATATAAGAAATCCGGGGGGAGGGTTGTAAGTAAGAGTTCTTGGGTTCAAGTCCTCTCActtacaaaatatatatatatatatatataagaaatcAGCACTTTTCCAATTATTTTAAAAGACTGTATCTTTTCTAAGTACCTAATCTTAAGTAAAATGAAATCAATCAAATACCTGATAATGCAAAACTTGAAAGCGCTAAACCTCCAGTGAGAATTGTTACAACCTCCCATGGAGGCAATCCCAAATCCAAAGAGGAAAGAATCATACAAGAAGCGggagagaggaaagaaattgcTTGGCAAGTTTTGCGCACCTGTTAGCATAACACAAGCATATATAAACAAGAAAGGAGAACCAGCAAGTAAATTAACTGCTCCTGGTAGACTTCTGTCAGAGATAATGATAGAATCACTTAAACTAGTCCTGTTACTTGTATGCCATGAGACAGGCAAGATAATTTTTCACCACTCTTTCAGGAATTTACGTACTAGTATTCATCTTCCTCTCCAATCAACTAGAAGACCCACTGCCGGCATATCGTTGCTTCTTAGCTTCACTTAAGGACCACCACAGACACAGATACCATGCAAGGATTTCATGCAATTTCATGTTCAGCCATGCAAAAACCAGGGTTCTAAAAGATGCAAAAATCTTGTCCCAGGAACCAAATACTATAGTACTTTCTTTTTACACATAGTAAAGCCCATAATTCATCAAAATTCATAACTAAAAGCACATATAAATTGTTGCACTTACCCTGGTGGTGTCAACCCCTTGGGTAATTAAGTAGTCAGCCAGTTGAGCAGCTATGCTGGTGACAAAAATTGAAGCTAATGGAGGAAGGACTGAAACCTGAAACAAATACCTATGCATGACTTGGTCCTCATTACATGTTATGTTTGCATATCTATCCTACAACTAGAATGCATCATTGTAGTAAGCATTCAGTGATACTAAGATCATATAAGCTCACCCATGCAGCTTCTGTCAGATTAAGACTGAGCTCCTCACTGCAGGTTACACAAGCTGACAATTCAGTTTCTTCAAATATAAATCATAGAATGATGACGAACTAATAACGAATGTAGCACACTCTTGAGTTTCATGAGTCGAATGAAAGAAGAACAAAGAACATAACCATCaaggaaaataaaaaggttTTTACAAGTTATGTACCAAGTGCTTGTGCATGGCAAGTTGGAAACAACTTTGTTAGATATCTATTATGTGTCACTCTCAAAATTTAAGTCTCTGAGTTCAAACATAAAAGAGCGTTAAAAAAGGAGACAAATGGAGCTTTAACTACACTGGGTTTACTCCATCtgaagaaagaaagataagattaCACAAGACTCTTTAGTTGTTCATAATCCTATGCTTAAATTGGCAACTTTCTGTGTTTTAACAACTTTCTCTGGCTGCATGTTGCTGTCCCTTGCAAGCCTATGTTTTAACAACTGATGTCATTCATTGATAGCAAAAAAAAGTGTATCAGCTCCAGAAACACTCTTTTTCAATGTAAAGATTTACTTTTTCCCATCCAGCAACTGAAAGTCTTGGTCTTATATCACTTGAATTTTTTGGTCATATACTATTTGTATACATAACAGCCTA is part of the Coffea eugenioides isolate CCC68of chromosome 6, Ceug_1.0, whole genome shotgun sequence genome and encodes:
- the LOC113774690 gene encoding heparanase-like protein 3 codes for the protein MGYLVVYYVGLCIWLSLFSYSSIFAYSEIVKDTGTAQGFVFVDGISAIGEIDDDFICATLDWWPPEKCDYGTCSWDHASLLNLDLNNIILLNAVKAFSPLKIRLGGTLQDNVIYQTQSNQRCHSFVKNSSELFGFTQGCLPSSRWDELNSFFKKSGAEIIFGLNALNGRRIRSGGSAVGAWDSSNAEAFIRYTVEKGYNIYGWELGNELCGGGVGTRVAPDQYASDTIVLRNKVQEIYKDVANKPIVLAPGGFFDVNWFTDFLRRTNNAVNAATHHIYNLGPGVDEHLIEKILSPSYLDGEADTFSKLKGVLKNSGTSASAWVGEAGGAYNSGRDGVSNAFVYSFWYLDQLGMASAYDTKAYCRQSLIGGNYGLLDTTTFVPNPDYYSALLWHQLMGRNVLATNFTGTKKIRAYAHCAKQSKGITLLLINLDGSNSVQVKVAYNGTILHRHKHGHHHSRPKYIQLPQPRKIGSATREEYHLTAKGGDLHSRTMLLNGNELTVGNSGEIPQLRPQIVPASEPINIAPCSIVFAHIEYLNLQACN